Proteins found in one Halobaculum sp. MBLA0147 genomic segment:
- a CDS encoding cupin domain-containing protein: MTYEAVDAAAGLSKGVLLDESDGAPHFALRRFVLDPGAEVPRHTNAVEHEQYVLSGEYTVGIDDTEHTVTAGDALLIPAGVVHWYRNESDEPGAFLCAVPNGDDTIELVEE, from the coding sequence GTGACCTACGAGGCCGTCGACGCGGCGGCGGGGCTGTCGAAGGGTGTGTTGCTCGACGAGTCGGACGGCGCCCCACACTTCGCGCTCCGACGGTTCGTCCTCGACCCGGGCGCCGAGGTACCGCGCCACACCAACGCCGTCGAACACGAACAGTACGTGCTCTCTGGCGAGTACACGGTCGGGATCGACGACACGGAACACACCGTGACGGCCGGTGACGCACTCCTGATCCCCGCGGGTGTCGTCCACTGGTACCGCAACGAGAGCGACGAGCCCGGCGCGTTCCTCTGTGCGGTCCCGAACGGAGACGACACCATCGAACTCGTCGAGGAGTAG
- a CDS encoding response regulator, which yields MGTGTGETVSVLVVDDERDVAETYAGHLSTDETFEPTVAAGGQEAVAAVDEDVDVVLLDRRMPGFSGDDVLRHVRDAGYDCAVGMVTAVSPDEDVVSLPFDTYLVKPVHHEELLEVTHTLARLRTYEDAVREEFTLARKCALLSEHLSPSELADSEAYDRLRERYEAVADETDAALDEMDVGDIRRTLGRI from the coding sequence ATGGGTACCGGAACTGGGGAGACGGTGTCCGTCCTCGTCGTCGACGACGAGCGGGACGTGGCAGAGACGTACGCCGGGCACCTGTCGACGGACGAGACGTTCGAGCCGACGGTCGCCGCCGGAGGCCAGGAGGCGGTCGCGGCGGTCGACGAGGACGTGGACGTGGTGTTGTTGGACCGGCGGATGCCGGGGTTCTCGGGCGACGACGTGTTGCGACACGTCCGTGACGCCGGCTACGACTGTGCCGTCGGGATGGTGACGGCCGTCTCGCCCGACGAGGACGTGGTGTCGCTGCCGTTCGACACCTACCTCGTGAAGCCGGTCCACCACGAGGAGCTGCTGGAGGTGACACACACCCTCGCCCGGCTCCGGACGTACGAGGACGCCGTCCGCGAGGAGTTCACGCTCGCCCGGAAGTGCGCGCTGTTGTCGGAACACCTCTCGCCCTCGGAGTTGGCCGACTCGGAGGCGTACGACCGACTCCGCGAGCGGTACGAGGCCGTCGCCGACGAGACGGACGCCGCCTTGGACGAGATGGACGTCGGCGACATCCGGCGGACACTCGGCCGGATCTGA